In one uncultured Methanoregula sp. genomic region, the following are encoded:
- a CDS encoding PKD domain-containing protein yields the protein MTTKTGYFSGWHLAVLVLLLMMVIAIVPAMASSAYATSAWPKFGYDLNNTGQSPYAGPQTGNVKWIYQTGGVIGYVGYSIGADGTIYTGSNDKKFYALNPDGTAKWSYTTGNQLVGTPAIAADGTIYEGNLDKNLYAFNPDGTLKWTYATGGAVRGSPSIGSDGTIYVGSFDKIFYAINPDGTLKWKYTAGNYFYWNTPVIGPDGTIYIGNLDSKLYAFNPDGTVKWSYTTGAKIQGSASIGSDGTIYVGSDDFNIYAVNPDGTLKWKYTTGSTVRGSPSIASDGTIYIGNNGDNKLYAIKPDGSLKWSYPVGAIQGSSPAIGSDGTIYVGCSGNSVFFALNPDGSLKWSYTSSQGYSSSPTIGSDGTLYVGNIAGIIYAFHDPAPVTPVAAFTATPLAGAAPLAVTFTDVSTNTPTSWAWDFGDGSTSTEKSPTHTYSNAGLYTVNLTATNSAGSNSLVKSNFVTATGLLPGNRHIFVNVANDAGVKYNIDGSAFSGPNNTYYIKADGGGLNELHLTNDPSVAAGQVTASTAKSGAFYFSNTGGRGFDNDIILMVSVKGPIPDDFAVRIKSSGYNWTAATPGSYNPSAPTDYYYVPGAIDETFTKADFIYGPHVYKPGPGTLGSWSLPLYYGQDTADSSTAEYLMFVDLKAGNLYPTKFTGATLTDGGDVKVEYSFTNLTSMAAFNGYGWCTASNQGQGITWTHPTSGSTASGYTVTPVAVTAPVAAFSASTTSGTAPLAVQFNDTSSNTPASWAWDFGDGSTSTVQNATHTYTTAGTYTVNLTATNAGGSNLVTKTSYITVSGGSSAGSNPFQTVAKGEQVFIGESGLNITGVAPTGTVLSWYASGATVGGTPTNTITIADSSNFAVSQAQFAGYTGTWYVGNPPASGSDVAFTVVDPTIAVSVWDIDQNKDVSGTTVPAGDRLIFRIDTNAYPVTSRSFVSSSNGYIGINLTSEKGDRFTEVYNKSPADGTSKSFDLTKKFSVNSNPWYWGNTLEKYWNTSALESGARMYPDGNYSVGVRLFLNNITDNYKDNGADYRGKTYQVASVTIGPAVTAPVADFIADTRSGTAPLTVQFTDLSTNSPTTGIWDFGDGSAVNATAKNPVHTYANAGTYTVNLSVSNAAGSNSSMKSGYITVSSAPGVPVAPVAAFTASTTAGTAPLAVTFNDTSVNTPTSWLWNFGDGSTSTVQNATHTYTTSGTYAVTLTATNAAGGNSTVKTNYITVKGAGGVLPGYNNIFVGVANDAGARYNTFSNNTYNIRFEGVDRGLNALHISTDPTVNFGQVTSTSSTSGSFYATDSGGKGYEDEVLLMVAVNGTIPDDFRLQITSDGYTWTPNTLSNTAPDLSTVTYQKVALNETFTKADFIYGPQTWKPTGNEVDYPVFYGQNLSDTSNTFRLMFIDLNSGVLRPNTALMNNGAVRINYTIQNPGPLTAFNVYSYCKYSNNGNEMVAWGNALVDPKAVSGYSVYRVAVLPLPGLSSSPTDLNNDGLYEDLNGNAGLDFNDVQLFFRQMDWIAANEPVAMFDFNHNGGIDFNDIQLLFRGI from the coding sequence ATGACGACAAAAACGGGATATTTTTCCGGATGGCACCTGGCCGTCCTTGTACTGCTTCTGATGATGGTGATCGCGATTGTGCCAGCCATGGCCAGTTCTGCTTATGCCACGAGTGCCTGGCCGAAGTTCGGGTATGATCTCAACAACACCGGCCAGTCACCGTACGCCGGGCCTCAAACCGGTAACGTCAAATGGATCTACCAAACCGGAGGCGTCATAGGGTATGTCGGGTATTCAATAGGGGCTGACGGAACTATCTACACCGGGAGCAATGACAAAAAATTCTATGCATTGAACCCTGACGGGACCGCGAAATGGAGTTACACCACCGGAAACCAACTTGTCGGCACACCGGCAATTGCAGCAGATGGGACCATCTATGAGGGAAATTTAGACAAGAACCTCTATGCATTCAATCCCGACGGAACACTCAAGTGGACTTACGCAACCGGGGGGGCGGTAAGGGGATCACCGTCAATTGGATCCGACGGGACTATCTACGTGGGAAGTTTCGACAAGATCTTCTATGCAATTAATCCCGACGGAACACTCAAGTGGAAGTACACGGCCGGGAATTACTTTTATTGGAATACACCGGTGATTGGACCCGACGGGACGATTTACATCGGGAATTTAGACTCTAAACTCTATGCATTCAATCCCGATGGAACCGTCAAATGGAGTTACACCACCGGAGCCAAGATACAAGGATCTGCTTCCATTGGATCGGATGGGACCATTTACGTAGGAAGTGACGATTTTAACATCTATGCAGTGAACCCAGACGGGACGTTGAAATGGAAATATACCACCGGAAGTACGGTAAGGGGATCGCCCTCAATTGCATCCGACGGGACCATCTACATCGGGAATAATGGCGATAATAAGCTTTATGCAATAAAACCCGACGGCTCACTCAAGTGGAGTTACCCCGTCGGTGCCATACAAGGCAGCTCGCCGGCAATCGGATCCGACGGGACCATTTATGTGGGATGTTCCGGCAACTCAGTTTTCTTCGCACTTAACCCCGACGGCTCACTCAAGTGGAGTTACACCTCCAGCCAAGGATATTCCAGTTCACCTACCATTGGATCTGACGGGACCCTCTATGTCGGCAATATTGCCGGAATTATTTACGCCTTCCACGACCCCGCCCCGGTCACTCCGGTCGCTGCCTTCACCGCGACCCCGCTGGCCGGCGCCGCCCCGCTTGCAGTGACCTTCACTGACGTCTCCACCAACACCCCGACCTCATGGGCCTGGGACTTCGGTGACGGCAGCACGTCAACCGAGAAGAGCCCCACCCATACGTACAGCAATGCCGGTCTTTACACCGTCAACCTGACGGCAACGAACTCTGCCGGCAGCAACAGCCTCGTGAAATCGAATTTTGTCACGGCAACCGGCCTGCTGCCCGGCAACCGCCATATCTTTGTCAATGTCGCGAACGATGCGGGGGTAAAATATAACATAGACGGTTCGGCTTTCAGCGGTCCCAACAACACGTATTACATCAAGGCCGATGGCGGGGGCTTAAACGAGCTCCATCTTACAAACGATCCATCCGTGGCGGCCGGCCAGGTGACGGCGAGCACCGCAAAGTCCGGCGCGTTCTACTTCTCGAATACCGGCGGGAGGGGATTTGACAACGATATCATCCTGATGGTCTCCGTGAAAGGGCCCATCCCCGATGATTTCGCGGTCCGCATAAAATCGAGCGGGTACAACTGGACCGCGGCTACACCCGGTTCCTACAACCCGAGTGCCCCGACCGACTACTACTATGTACCCGGGGCCATCGACGAGACGTTTACCAAGGCGGATTTCATCTACGGGCCACATGTCTATAAACCCGGGCCGGGAACGCTGGGTTCCTGGTCGCTGCCCCTCTATTACGGGCAGGACACCGCAGATTCCTCGACAGCTGAATATCTCATGTTCGTGGATCTCAAAGCCGGGAACCTGTATCCCACCAAGTTCACCGGTGCAACCCTGACCGATGGCGGGGATGTGAAGGTTGAATACAGTTTCACCAACCTGACCTCCATGGCGGCATTCAACGGCTATGGCTGGTGCACGGCCTCGAACCAGGGGCAGGGTATCACGTGGACGCACCCGACTTCGGGGTCCACTGCAAGCGGATACACGGTAACACCTGTCGCGGTAACTGCTCCGGTCGCTGCCTTCAGCGCAAGTACCACTTCCGGCACTGCACCCCTTGCGGTCCAGTTCAACGATACGTCGTCCAACACCCCGGCATCGTGGGCCTGGGACTTCGGTGACGGCAGCACGTCCACCGTGCAGAACGCTACGCACACGTACACAACCGCCGGCACCTACACGGTGAACCTGACGGCAACGAACGCGGGCGGCAGCAATCTGGTAACGAAGACGAGCTACATCACGGTAAGCGGCGGGTCATCTGCCGGTTCGAATCCGTTCCAGACCGTAGCCAAAGGCGAGCAGGTCTTCATCGGTGAGTCCGGGCTGAACATCACCGGGGTGGCACCGACCGGCACCGTCCTCTCGTGGTATGCCTCCGGTGCAACAGTTGGCGGTACCCCGACAAATACCATCACCATTGCCGACAGCAGCAACTTCGCTGTCTCCCAGGCGCAGTTCGCCGGCTATACCGGCACGTGGTATGTTGGTAACCCGCCGGCCAGTGGGAGCGATGTCGCCTTCACGGTCGTTGACCCCACTATTGCGGTCTCGGTCTGGGATATCGACCAGAACAAGGACGTGAGCGGGACAACGGTGCCTGCCGGTGACCGGCTGATCTTCAGGATAGACACGAATGCGTACCCGGTTACTTCCCGGTCTTTCGTCAGCTCCTCCAACGGGTACATAGGGATCAACCTTACCAGTGAGAAGGGGGACCGGTTCACGGAAGTGTACAACAAGTCCCCTGCCGATGGCACCAGCAAATCCTTTGATCTCACCAAAAAGTTCTCGGTGAACAGTAATCCCTGGTACTGGGGAAACACTCTTGAAAAGTACTGGAACACCTCTGCACTGGAGAGCGGTGCCCGGATGTACCCTGACGGGAACTATTCGGTCGGTGTCCGGCTCTTCCTCAACAATATCACGGATAATTACAAGGACAACGGTGCGGATTACCGGGGAAAAACGTACCAGGTAGCATCCGTTACGATCGGACCGGCAGTAACCGCCCCGGTCGCAGATTTCATTGCTGATACGAGATCAGGTACCGCACCCCTGACCGTCCAGTTCACGGACCTCTCCACAAACTCCCCGACCACCGGGATCTGGGACTTCGGCGATGGCAGTGCGGTTAATGCGACTGCCAAGAATCCGGTCCATACCTACGCGAACGCAGGTACCTACACCGTCAACCTTTCCGTTTCGAATGCGGCGGGCAGCAACAGCAGCATGAAGAGCGGGTACATCACGGTCTCATCAGCGCCAGGTGTTCCGGTTGCGCCGGTTGCCGCGTTCACCGCGAGTACCACTGCCGGGACTGCACCCCTTGCGGTAACCTTCAATGATACCTCAGTTAACACCCCGACCAGCTGGCTCTGGAACTTCGGTGACGGCAGCACGTCCACCGTGCAGAACGCTACGCATACGTACACAACCTCCGGGACCTATGCGGTCACCCTGACGGCAACGAATGCGGCGGGTGGCAACTCGACGGTGAAGACGAATTACATCACGGTCAAGGGTGCCGGCGGTGTCCTCCCGGGATACAACAACATCTTCGTCGGGGTGGCAAATGATGCCGGGGCCCGGTACAATACGTTCAGTAACAATACCTACAACATCCGGTTCGAAGGGGTCGACCGGGGCCTCAATGCCCTGCACATCTCTACCGATCCCACCGTGAACTTCGGGCAGGTAACCTCAACCTCCTCCACGTCAGGTTCCTTCTATGCCACCGACTCGGGCGGGAAGGGGTACGAGGACGAGGTCCTCCTGATGGTTGCCGTGAACGGGACGATCCCCGATGACTTCCGCCTGCAGATCACGTCCGACGGGTACACCTGGACCCCGAATACCCTGAGCAACACGGCCCCGGACCTGAGCACCGTGACTTACCAGAAGGTCGCGCTCAACGAGACCTTTACGAAGGCGGACTTCATCTACGGGCCCCAGACCTGGAAGCCGACCGGGAACGAAGTGGATTACCCGGTCTTCTATGGCCAGAACCTGTCCGATACCAGCAACACGTTCAGGCTGATGTTTATCGACCTCAACTCCGGTGTGCTGCGTCCCAATACCGCCCTTATGAACAATGGTGCAGTCCGGATCAATTACACGATCCAGAACCCGGGCCCGTTGACGGCCTTCAATGTCTATTCGTACTGCAAGTACTCCAATAACGGCAACGAGATGGTTGCCTGGGGCAACGCCCTCGTGGATCCAAAGGCAGTGAGCGGGTACTCCGTGTATCGTGTAGCAGTCCTCCCGCTTCCCGGATTATCCTCATCTCCAACCGATCTGAATAATGACGGGCTCTACGAGGACCTGAACGGGAACGCAGGGCTGGACTTCAACGATGTCCAGCTCTTCTTCCGCCAGATGGACTGGATCGCAGCCAACGAACCGGTCGCGATGTTTGATTTCAACCATAACGGCGGGATCGATTTCAACGATATCCAGTTACTCTTCAGGGGGATCTGA